Sequence from the Bacillus thuringiensis genome:
AAGAGTTTGCATATTTGGGACCATCAAGAACAACTGTTGGAGGGAAAAAGATGATTAGTCGTTATACACGCCCAGAAATGGGTGCAATTTGGACGGAAGAAAACAAATTTAAAGCATGGTTAGAGGTTGAGATTTTAGCTTGTGAAGCATGGGCTGAGCTTGGCGATATTCCAAAAGAAGATGTTAAAAAAATTCGTGAGCATGCATCATTTGATATTGATCGTATTTATGAAATTGAAAAAGAGACACGTCATGACGTAGTTGCATTCACTCGTGCTGTATCAGAAACACCAGCATTAGGTGAGGAACGTAAATGGGTTCATTACGGTTTAACATCTACAGACGTAGTAGATACAGCGTTATCTTACATCTTAAAACAAGCGAATGAAATCATATTAAAAGACTTAGAAAACTTTGTAAGCATTTTAGCTAACAAAGCGAAAGAGCATAAATACACGATCATGATGGGAAGAACACATGGTGTTCATGCAGAACCAACAACATTTGGTTTAAAACTAGGTCTTTGGTATGAAGAAATGAAACGTAACGTAGAGCGTTTCAAACAAGCTGCTGATACAGTTCGAGTTGGTAAACTATCTGGTGCGGTTGGTACATACGCGAATATTGATCCATTCGTAGAAAAATTTGTTTGCGAAAACTTAGGATTAGAAGCAGCGCCAATTTCAACACAAACATTGCAACGTGATCGCCATGCTCATTACATGTCAACACTTGCATTAATCGCAACATCTATCGAAAAGATGGCAGTTGAGATTCGTGGTTTACAAAAGAGTGAAACACGTGAAGTTGAAGAAGCTTTCGCAAAAGGTCAAAAAGGTTCTTCTGCAATGCCACATAAGCGTAATCCAATTGGATCTGAAAATATGACTGGTTTAGCTCGTGTTATCCGCGGTTATATGATGACAGCTTATGAAAATGTTCCATTATGGCATGAGCGTGATATTTCTCACTCTTCAGCAGAACGCGTAATTTTACCAGATGCTACAATCGCATTAAATTACATGCTAAATCGCTTTGGCAATATCGTTAAAAACTTAACTGTATACCCAGAGAATATGAAACGCAATATGACAAGAACATACGGCTTAATTTATTCTCAGCGCGTAATGCTTACGTTAATCGACAAAGGTATGGTACGTGAAGAAGCTTACGATATCGTACAGCCTAAAGCGATGGAAGCTTGGGAAACACAAGTACAATTTAAAGAACTTGTAGAAGCAGATGAGCGTATCACAAGCAAATTAACACAAGAAGAAATTAATGAATGCTTCAACTATGAGCATCATATGCAACACGTTGATACAATCTTTGAACGCCTTGGATTAAACGAAGCGTAAAATTTCATATGGCACAGAATAGAGTCATTCTGTGCCATTCTTTATAAAAACATTATTCACATTTTTCAAACTACAGGGGGCTTGCGAAATGCAAAAGCTAGAATTGCTGTATGAAGGTAAGGCAAAAAGAATTTATCGTACAGAATCAGCAGATATGGTTTGGGTAGAGTACAAAGATAGTGCGACTGCTTTCAATGGGGAGAAAAAAGAGACGATTACAGGAAAAGGTCGTTTGAACAATGAGATTACAACTTTATTGTTCAGAAAGTTACAAGAAGTAGGAATTAAAACACACTTTGTTGAGAAGCTATCTGAAACAGAACAACTTGTTAAAAAAGTGAGTATTATTCCTTTAGAAGTTGTCACAAGAAATGTAATTGCAGGAAGTCTTTCAAAACGATTAGGAATGGAAGAGGGAACTGTACTTGCAGAACCAATCGTAGAATTTTACTTCAAAGATGATGATTTAGGAGATCCGCTTGTAACGGAAGATCATATTCGTGTATTAAACGTTGCATCGCCAGAGCAAGTAAGCGTATTACGAGATATGGCTCTACAAATCAATCAAGTGTTGATTGATCATTTCGCAAGCTGTCGTGTAAGATTAGTAGATTTCAAATTAGAGTTTGGTGTAACGGATGAAGGAGAAATCATTTTAGCAGATGAAATTTCACCAGATACTTGCCGTTTATGGGATGAAACGAGCAATGAAAAGTTTGATAAAGACGTATTCCGTCGTGATCTTGGAAATTTAACAGATGCTTATGAAGAGATTTTAAAACGTTTAGGGGGAATTTCACATGTATAAAGTTAAGGTATATGTAACGTTAAGAGAAAGCGTATTAGATCCACAAGGAACAGCAGTAAAAGGAGCACTTCATAGTCTTTCGTTCACAGAAGTACAAGATGTTCGAATCGGAAAGTACATGGAACTAACGATTGATAAATCAGTATCTGATCTTGACGCAAAGATAAAGGAAATGTGTGAAAAACTATTAGCAAACGTTGTAATGGAAGACTTCCGTTATGAAGTTGAGGAGGTTGTCGCACAGTGAAATTTGCAGTAATAGTATTTCCGGGTTCGAACTGTGATGTCGATATGTTCCATGCAATTAAAGATGAGCTTGGCGAAGAAGTAGATTACGTTTGGCACGATACAGAGAATTTAGATGAATATGATGCAATTCTATTACCAGGTGGATTCTCTTACGGTGACTACTTACGCTGCGGTGCTATTTCTCGCTTTGCGAATGCAATGAAAGCAGTGCAAAAAGCTGCTGAGCAAGGAAAGCCGATTTTAGGTGTATGTAATGGATTCCAGATTCTTGTTGAGTCAGGATTACTACCAGGAGCATTAATGAGAAACGAAAACTTAAAATTTATGTGTCGCACTGTTCAGTTACGCGTTGAAAATAATGAAACGATGTTTACATCACAATATGAAAAAGATGAAGTAATCAATATTCCAATCGCACATGGTGAAGGGAATTACTATTGTGATGAAGAGACTCTTAAAAGATTAGAAGAGAATAATCAAATCGCATTCCGTTACGTAGAAAACCCTAATGGAAGCGTTTCAGATATTGCTGGTATTGTAAACGAAAAAGGAAATGTACTTGGTATGATGCCACACCCAGAGCGTGCTGTAGATGAATTACTTGGCGGTGCTGAAGGGTTAAAAGTCTTTCAATCTATCTTAAAACAGTGGAGGGAAACATATGTCGTTAATGCTTGAACCAAATCCAACACAAATTAAAGAAGAGCGCATATATGCGGAAATGGGGCTAACAGACGAAGAGTTTGCCATGGTTGAAAAGATTTTAGGCCGTCTGCCAAATTATACAGAAACAGGATTATTCTCTGTTATGTGGTCTGAACATTGTAGTTATAAAAATTCAAAACCAGTGCTTCGAAAATTCCCAACAACAGGTGAGCGTGTTCTGCAAGGGCCTGGGGAAGGTGCTGGAATTGTAGACATCGGTGATAATCAAGCGGTTGTATTTAAAATGGAAAGCCATAACCATCCTTCAGCTATTGAACCATATCAAGGAGCAGCAACAGGCGTGGGTGGTATTATCCGTGACGTATTCTCTATGGGAGCGCGTCCAGTAGCTCTATTAAACTCACTTCGATTTGGGGAATTACAATCACCACGTGTGAAGTATTTATTCGAAGAAGTAGTAGCAGGGATTGCAGGATATGGTAACTGTATCGGTATTCCGACTGTTGGCGGCGAAGTACAATTTGATCCATGTTATGAAGGAAATCCACTTGTAAATGCAATGTGCGTAGGCTTAATTAACCACGAAGACATTAAAAAAGGGCAGGCACACGGAGCTGGAAATACGGTAATGTACGTAGGAGCATCTACTGGTCGTGACGGTATTCACGGTGCAACATTTGCATCTGAAGAACTATCTGAAAGCTCGGAAGCGAAGCGTCCAGCAGTTCAAGTAGGGGATCCATTTATGGAGAAACTTCTTATTGAAGCTTGCTTAGAACTTATTCAGTCGGACGCACTTGTTGGAATTCAAGATATGGGAGCTGCCGGTTTAACTTCATCTTCTGCAGAAATGGCGAGTAAAGCAGGTATGGGTATTGAAATGTACTTAGATGATGTACCGCAGCGTGAAACAGGAATGACTCCATATGAAATGATGCTATCTGAATCACAAGAGCGTATGCTAATCGTTGTGAAAAAAGGTAGAGAACAAGAAATAGTAGATTTATTTGAGAAGTATGGCCTTGCAGCAGTTACGATGGGGAAAGTAACAGAAGATAAAATGCTTCGTTTATTCCATAAAGGTGAAAAGGTAGCGGAAGTGCCAGCAGATGCTTTAGCAGAAGAAGCACCAATTTATCATAAGCCATCAAAAGAAGCAGCATACTTTGCTGAATTCCAAGCAATGAAAATGGAAACGCCAAAAGTAGAAGATTATAAAGAAACGTTATTTGCTTTATTACAGCAACCAACCATTGCAAGTAAAGAGTGGGTTTATGATCAATATGATTATCAAGTACGCACAAGCACAGTTGTTACACCAGGTTCAGATGCAGCAGTTGTACGTGTACGCGGTACAGAAAAAGGATTAGCGATGACGACAGATTGTAACTCTCGCTATATTTACTTAGATCCAGAAATGGGCGGTAAAATTGCAGTAGCAGAGGCAGCTCGTAATATTGTATGTTCTGGCGGGGAGCCACTTGCAATTACAGATTGCTTAAACTTTGGTAACCCAGAAAAACCAGAGATCTTCTGGCAAATTGAGAAATCAGTAGATGGTATGAGTGAAGCTTGTCGTAGATTACAAACGCCAGTTATCGGCGGAAACGTATCGATGTATAACGAGCGTAGTGGGGAAGCGGTATATCCAACACCGACTGTTGGGATGGTCGGTCTTGTACATGACTTAAAACACGTAACAACACAAGAGTTTAAGCAAGCTGGCGATTTAGTTTATGTAATCGGTGAAACGAAAGCTGAGTTTGGTGGAAGTGAATTACAGAAAATGATTCACGGCAAGATTTTCGGCCAATCACCAAGCATCGATTTAGATGTAGAATTAAAACGCCAAAAACAAGTATTAGAAGCAATTCAAGCTGGCCTTGTTCAATCTGCGCATGACGTTGCTGAAGGTGGTTTAGCAGTTGCAATTTCTGAAAGTGCAATTGGTGCTAACGGCTTAGGTGCTACTGTGCAATTAGTTGGAGAAGCAACAGCCGCATTATTTGCTGAATCACAATCTCGCTTCGTTGTAACTGTCAAACGTGAAAATAAAGAAGCATTCGAGAAAGCGGTAGAAGCAATTCAAGTTGGAGAAGTGACAAATACAAATGAAGTAACAATTCATAATGAAGAGAATGAAGTATTGCTTACAGCAAATGTAGATGAGATGAGAAAGGCTTGGAAAGGGGCAATCCCATGCTTGCTGAAATAAAGGGGTTAAATGAAGAATGTGGTGTCTTTGGAATTTGGGGGCATGAAAATGCGGCACAAGTTTCATACTACGGATTGCACAGTTTACAGCACCGTGGGCAAGAAGGTGCAGGCATTGTCGTAAATAATGGGGAAAAAATCGTCGGTCACAAGGGGTTAGGTTTAATATCGGAAGTGTTTTCAAGAGGTGAGCTAGAAGGATTGAACGGAAAATCAGCAATCGGACACGTACGATACGCGACGGCTGGTGGAAGTGAAGTAGCTAACGTTCAGCCATTATTATTCCGTTTTTCTGATCATAGTATGGCATTAGCTCATAACGGAAATTTAATTAATGCAAAAATGCTTCGCCGCGAATTAGAGGCAGAGGGAAGTATTTTTCAAACGAGTTCAGATACAGAAGTACTTTTACATCTTATTAAGCGTAGTACGAAAGATTCTTTAATTGAAAGTGTAAAAGAGGCACTAAATAAAGTGAAAGGTGCGTTTGCATACCTTTTACTAACTGGAAATGAAATGATTGTTGCGCTAGATCCGAATGGGTTCCGTCCTCTTTCAATTGGGAAGATGGGTGATGCTTACGTTGTAGCATCAGAAACATGTGCTTTCGATGTAGTAGGTGCAACATACATTCGTGATGTAGAACCGGGTGAATTACTTATCATCAATGATGAAGGAATTCACGTAGATCGTTTTACAAATGAAGTAGATCATGCAATTTGTAGTATGGAGTACATTTACTTTGCACGTCCGGATTCTAATATTGCAGGTATTAACGTCCATGCAGCACGTAAAAACATGGGGAAACGTTTGGCGGCAGAAGCTCCTATTGAAGCTGATGTTGTTACTGGTGTGCCAGACTCTAGTATTTCAGCAGCAATTGGTTATGCGGAGGCGACAGGTATTCCGTATGAGTTAGGACTAATTAAAAATCGTTACGTTGGACGTACGTTTATTCAACCTTCTCAAGAACTGAGAGAGCAAGGGGTTAAGATGAAACTTTCAGCAGTAAGAGGTGTAGTTGAAGGAAAACGAGTTGTTATGATTGACGATTCTATCGTAAGAGGAACAACAAGTAAACGAATTGTTCGTATGCTTCGCGAGGCTGGAGCGACAGAAGTCCACGTAAGAATTGCGTCACCACCTCTGAAATATCCATGCTTCTATGGCATTGATATTCAAACGAGAAAAGAATTAATTGCAGCAAATCATACAGTAGAAGAAATTCGTGAAATAATCGGTGCAGATTCATTAACATTTTTAAGTGAAGATGGATTAGTAGATGCAATTGGACGTCCATATGAAGGAAAATATGGCGGTCTATGTATGGCTTACTTCAATGGAGACTATCCAACAGCACTTTATGATTATGAGCAAGAGCTTTTAGAAAGTATGAAATAAGAAGAAAAAAGCTTCTACTTCTTTTGAGGTAGAAGCTAGCTTCTTTCTTAAAACGGCCAGCCCTAGATAGGGAGAAATTAAAAGACGAGGTGTAGATAACGATGGCGAATGCATATAAGCAAGCGGGAGTAGATATTGAAGCTGGATATGAAGCGGTATCTCGCATGAAAAAACACGTACAAACAACTATGAGAAAAGAAGTACTAGGCGGTTTAGGCGGTTTTGGAGGTATGTTTGATCTATCAAAATTTGCATTAGAAGAACCTGTATTAGTATCTGGAACAGATGGTGTGGGAACGAAATTGATGCTCGCTTTTATGGCAGATAAACATGACACAATTGGTATTGATGCAGTAGCAATGTGTGTAAATGATATTGTTGTCCAAGGAGCAGAGCCACTTTTCTTCCTTGATTATATTGCTTGTGGTAAAGCTGAACCTAGTAAAATTGAAAACATCGTCAAAGGTATATCAGAGGGCTGTCGCCAAGCAGGTTGTGCACTAATTGGTGGAGAAACAGCTGAAATGCCAGGAATGTATTCTACAGAAGAGTATGATTTAGCTGGCTTTACAGTTGGAATTGTTGATAAAAAGAAAATTGTAACAGGTGAAAAGATTGAAGCTGGTCAAGTATTAATCGGCTTAGCATCTAGTGGTATTCATAGTAACGGTTATTCTTTAGTAAGAAAAGTATTGCTAGAAGATGGAGAACTATCTTTAGATCGTATTTATGGACGCTTAGAACTACCTCTTGGTGAAGAATTATTAAAACCAACGAAAATTTATGTCAAACCTATTTTAGAACTATTGAAGAAATATGAAGTATACGGTATGGCGCATATTACAGGTGGCGGATTCATTGAGAATATTCCACGTATGTTACCAGAAGGAATCGGTGCAGAAATTGAATTAGGGTCTTGGAAAATTCAACCGATCTTCAGTTTACTTCAAGAAGTTGGAAAACTAGAAGAGAAAGAAATGTTCAATATTTTTAACATGGGTATTGGTATGGTAGTAGCAGTGAAGGAAGAAGTAGCAAAAGATATTGTTCGTCTTCTTGAAGAGCAAGGAGAAACAGCTCATATTATTGGACGTACTGTACAAGGGGCTGGCGTTACCTTCAATGGGGGCACAGAACTATGAGTAGATTAGCAGTTTTTGCTTCTGGAAGCGGATCTAACTTTCAATCTCTCGTTAATGCAGTAGAGGAGAAAAGATTGGATGCAGAAATTAGTTTATTAGTATGTGATAAACCAGAAGCACGCGCTGTTGGTCGGGCGCATTATCATCATATTCCATGTTTCGCCTTTTCAGCGAAAGCATATGAGTCAAAAGAAGTGTTTGAAACAGAGATATTAAAGAAGCTAGAAGAATATGAAATTGATTATGTTATTTTAGCTGGATATATGCGTTTAATTGGGCCAACGTTACTAGAAGCATACGGTGGGAAGATTATTAATATTCATCCATCACTATTACCAAGTTTTCCAGGGAAAGATGCTGTTGGTCAAGCGTTAGAAGCAGGTGTGAAAATAACTGGAGTAACGATTCATTATGTAGATGCAGGTATGGATACAGGACCAATTATTGCGCAAGAAGCAGTAGTTGTTTCTGAAGGGGATACGAGAGAAAGCTTACAAAAGAAAATTCAACAAGTTGAACATAAATTATACGTAAATACAGTGAATCAAATTGTTCAATCTGTGAAAGAACCAACTGTTAACTAACATACAACCAGGGGTGAAGGATCAATGAAAAAGCGTGCATTAGTAAGTGTTTCAGATAAAACAGGAGTAGTAGAATTTGTTAAAGGTTTACTAGAACAAGGGATCGAAGTTATATCAACAGGTGGTACGAGAAAATTACTAGAAGAGAACGGATTACAAGTAATTGGTATTTCTGAAGTAACAGGTTTCCCAGAGATTATGGATGGTCGTGTAAAAACCTTACACCCAAATATTCATGGTGGTCTATTAGCAGTTCGCGATAATGAAACGCATGTAGCGCAAATGAATGAATTAGGTATGGAGCCAATTGATTTTGTTGTCGTTAACTTATACCCATTCAAAGAAACAATCGCTAAGCCTGATGTAACATTTGCTGATGCAATTGAAAATATTGATATCGGTGGCCCAACAATGATTCGCTCTGCAGCGAAAAATCATAAGTTTGTTTCTGTAATTGTAGATCCAGTAGATTATGATATTGTATTAGCAGAACTGAAAGAGAACGGTGAAGTAACAGATGAAACGAAACGTAAATTAGCAGCGAAAGTATTCCGTCATACAGCAGCATATGATGCGCTAATTTCTAATTACTTAACAGAGCAAATGGGTGAAGAAAGTCCTGAAACATTAACTGTGACATTTGAGAAAAAACAAGACTTACGCTATGGAGAAAATCCACATCAAAAAGCGACTTTCTATAAAGCGCCATTCGCAGCAACTTCTTCTGTTGCATATGCGGAACAATTACATGGTAAAGAATTATCTTATAACAATATCAATGATGCAGACGCAGCGCTTAGTATCGTAAAAGAATTTACAGAGCCAGCAGTAGTAGCGGTAAAACATATGAATCCATGTGGTGTTGGAGTGGGTACTGATATTCATGAAGCATACACACGCGCTTATGAAGCGGATCCAGTATCAATCTTTGGAGGAATTATTGCAGCGAATCGTGAAATCGACAAAGCTACAGCTGAAAAGTTACATGAAATTTTCTTAGAAATTATTATTGCACCTTCTTTCTCAAAAGAAGCTTTAGAAGTGTTGCAAGGTAAGAAAAACTTACGTTTACTAACTGTAAATATTGAAAAAGCGACAAGTGCGAGCAAAAAACTAACTTCTGTACAAGGTGGTCTTCTTGTTCAAGAGGAAGATACGTTATCATTAGATGAAAGTACAATTTCAATTCCGACGAAACGTGAACCGTCAGAGCAAGAGTGGAAAGATTTAAAACTAGCTTGGAAAGTTGTAAAACATGTGAAATCAAACGCAATTGTTTTAGCGAATGATAACATGACAGTTGGTGTAGGTGCAGGACAGATGAACCGCGTAGGTTCTGCAAAAATCGCAATTACACAAGCTGGCGAAAAAGCACAAGGTAGCGCACTTGCATCTGATGCTTTCTTCCCAATGCCAGATACATTAGAAGAAGCAGCAAAAGCTGGTATTACAGCAATTATCCAACCGGGTGGATCAATTCGTGATGAGGATTCTATTAAAGTGGCAGATAAGTATGGGATTACGATGGTGTTCACTGGCGTACGTCATTTCAAACACTAATAGAGGATGTTTAAAAA
This genomic interval carries:
- the purC gene encoding phosphoribosylaminoimidazolesuccinocarboxamide synthase, with the translated sequence MQKLELLYEGKAKRIYRTESADMVWVEYKDSATAFNGEKKETITGKGRLNNEITTLLFRKLQEVGIKTHFVEKLSETEQLVKKVSIIPLEVVTRNVIAGSLSKRLGMEEGTVLAEPIVEFYFKDDDLGDPLVTEDHIRVLNVASPEQVSVLRDMALQINQVLIDHFASCRVRLVDFKLEFGVTDEGEIILADEISPDTCRLWDETSNEKFDKDVFRRDLGNLTDAYEEILKRLGGISHV
- the purN gene encoding phosphoribosylglycinamide formyltransferase — encoded protein: MSRLAVFASGSGSNFQSLVNAVEEKRLDAEISLLVCDKPEARAVGRAHYHHIPCFAFSAKAYESKEVFETEILKKLEEYEIDYVILAGYMRLIGPTLLEAYGGKIINIHPSLLPSFPGKDAVGQALEAGVKITGVTIHYVDAGMDTGPIIAQEAVVVSEGDTRESLQKKIQQVEHKLYVNTVNQIVQSVKEPTVN
- the purM gene encoding phosphoribosylformylglycinamidine cyclo-ligase, with the protein product MANAYKQAGVDIEAGYEAVSRMKKHVQTTMRKEVLGGLGGFGGMFDLSKFALEEPVLVSGTDGVGTKLMLAFMADKHDTIGIDAVAMCVNDIVVQGAEPLFFLDYIACGKAEPSKIENIVKGISEGCRQAGCALIGGETAEMPGMYSTEEYDLAGFTVGIVDKKKIVTGEKIEAGQVLIGLASSGIHSNGYSLVRKVLLEDGELSLDRIYGRLELPLGEELLKPTKIYVKPILELLKKYEVYGMAHITGGGFIENIPRMLPEGIGAEIELGSWKIQPIFSLLQEVGKLEEKEMFNIFNMGIGMVVAVKEEVAKDIVRLLEEQGETAHIIGRTVQGAGVTFNGGTEL
- the purF gene encoding amidophosphoribosyltransferase, with the protein product MLAEIKGLNEECGVFGIWGHENAAQVSYYGLHSLQHRGQEGAGIVVNNGEKIVGHKGLGLISEVFSRGELEGLNGKSAIGHVRYATAGGSEVANVQPLLFRFSDHSMALAHNGNLINAKMLRRELEAEGSIFQTSSDTEVLLHLIKRSTKDSLIESVKEALNKVKGAFAYLLLTGNEMIVALDPNGFRPLSIGKMGDAYVVASETCAFDVVGATYIRDVEPGELLIINDEGIHVDRFTNEVDHAICSMEYIYFARPDSNIAGINVHAARKNMGKRLAAEAPIEADVVTGVPDSSISAAIGYAEATGIPYELGLIKNRYVGRTFIQPSQELREQGVKMKLSAVRGVVEGKRVVMIDDSIVRGTTSKRIVRMLREAGATEVHVRIASPPLKYPCFYGIDIQTRKELIAANHTVEEIREIIGADSLTFLSEDGLVDAIGRPYEGKYGGLCMAYFNGDYPTALYDYEQELLESMK
- the purS gene encoding phosphoribosylformylglycinamidine synthase subunit PurS, producing MYKVKVYVTLRESVLDPQGTAVKGALHSLSFTEVQDVRIGKYMELTIDKSVSDLDAKIKEMCEKLLANVVMEDFRYEVEEVVAQ
- the purB gene encoding adenylosuccinate lyase yields the protein MISRYTRPEMGAIWTEENKFKAWLEVEILACEAWAELGDIPKEDVKKIREHASFDIDRIYEIEKETRHDVVAFTRAVSETPALGEERKWVHYGLTSTDVVDTALSYILKQANEIILKDLENFVSILANKAKEHKYTIMMGRTHGVHAEPTTFGLKLGLWYEEMKRNVERFKQAADTVRVGKLSGAVGTYANIDPFVEKFVCENLGLEAAPISTQTLQRDRHAHYMSTLALIATSIEKMAVEIRGLQKSETREVEEAFAKGQKGSSAMPHKRNPIGSENMTGLARVIRGYMMTAYENVPLWHERDISHSSAERVILPDATIALNYMLNRFGNIVKNLTVYPENMKRNMTRTYGLIYSQRVMLTLIDKGMVREEAYDIVQPKAMEAWETQVQFKELVEADERITSKLTQEEINECFNYEHHMQHVDTIFERLGLNEA
- the purH gene encoding bifunctional phosphoribosylaminoimidazolecarboxamide formyltransferase/IMP cyclohydrolase; translated protein: MKKRALVSVSDKTGVVEFVKGLLEQGIEVISTGGTRKLLEENGLQVIGISEVTGFPEIMDGRVKTLHPNIHGGLLAVRDNETHVAQMNELGMEPIDFVVVNLYPFKETIAKPDVTFADAIENIDIGGPTMIRSAAKNHKFVSVIVDPVDYDIVLAELKENGEVTDETKRKLAAKVFRHTAAYDALISNYLTEQMGEESPETLTVTFEKKQDLRYGENPHQKATFYKAPFAATSSVAYAEQLHGKELSYNNINDADAALSIVKEFTEPAVVAVKHMNPCGVGVGTDIHEAYTRAYEADPVSIFGGIIAANREIDKATAEKLHEIFLEIIIAPSFSKEALEVLQGKKNLRLLTVNIEKATSASKKLTSVQGGLLVQEEDTLSLDESTISIPTKREPSEQEWKDLKLAWKVVKHVKSNAIVLANDNMTVGVGAGQMNRVGSAKIAITQAGEKAQGSALASDAFFPMPDTLEEAAKAGITAIIQPGGSIRDEDSIKVADKYGITMVFTGVRHFKH
- the purL gene encoding phosphoribosylformylglycinamidine synthase II codes for the protein MSLMLEPNPTQIKEERIYAEMGLTDEEFAMVEKILGRLPNYTETGLFSVMWSEHCSYKNSKPVLRKFPTTGERVLQGPGEGAGIVDIGDNQAVVFKMESHNHPSAIEPYQGAATGVGGIIRDVFSMGARPVALLNSLRFGELQSPRVKYLFEEVVAGIAGYGNCIGIPTVGGEVQFDPCYEGNPLVNAMCVGLINHEDIKKGQAHGAGNTVMYVGASTGRDGIHGATFASEELSESSEAKRPAVQVGDPFMEKLLIEACLELIQSDALVGIQDMGAAGLTSSSAEMASKAGMGIEMYLDDVPQRETGMTPYEMMLSESQERMLIVVKKGREQEIVDLFEKYGLAAVTMGKVTEDKMLRLFHKGEKVAEVPADALAEEAPIYHKPSKEAAYFAEFQAMKMETPKVEDYKETLFALLQQPTIASKEWVYDQYDYQVRTSTVVTPGSDAAVVRVRGTEKGLAMTTDCNSRYIYLDPEMGGKIAVAEAARNIVCSGGEPLAITDCLNFGNPEKPEIFWQIEKSVDGMSEACRRLQTPVIGGNVSMYNERSGEAVYPTPTVGMVGLVHDLKHVTTQEFKQAGDLVYVIGETKAEFGGSELQKMIHGKIFGQSPSIDLDVELKRQKQVLEAIQAGLVQSAHDVAEGGLAVAISESAIGANGLGATVQLVGEATAALFAESQSRFVVTVKRENKEAFEKAVEAIQVGEVTNTNEVTIHNEENEVLLTANVDEMRKAWKGAIPCLLK
- the purQ gene encoding phosphoribosylformylglycinamidine synthase subunit PurQ, with amino-acid sequence MKFAVIVFPGSNCDVDMFHAIKDELGEEVDYVWHDTENLDEYDAILLPGGFSYGDYLRCGAISRFANAMKAVQKAAEQGKPILGVCNGFQILVESGLLPGALMRNENLKFMCRTVQLRVENNETMFTSQYEKDEVINIPIAHGEGNYYCDEETLKRLEENNQIAFRYVENPNGSVSDIAGIVNEKGNVLGMMPHPERAVDELLGGAEGLKVFQSILKQWRETYVVNA